The Emcibacteraceae bacterium genome window below encodes:
- a CDS encoding uracil-DNA glycosylase, whose protein sequence is MEIEQYPSADLNALATLKWYVDCGVDETVSDTPVNWFENSEKNDQNQDVTIKPASPVKTSANGPLSSNREIIETAEKLAADAMTLDELRQAILDFDGCSLKNTASNTVFCDGNSQSNIMLIGEAPGADEDRIGKPFVGQAGQLLDRMFAAINMTREDDFYITNMLPWRPPGNRKPTDGECAMCLPFVRRHIELFNPKMIILIGGTSASALLNVQTGITKLRGKWVDYKIGDQMIPMMPIFHPAYLLRQPQFKKQAWHDLLQIKERLESKVSK, encoded by the coding sequence ATGGAAATAGAACAATACCCATCTGCCGACTTAAATGCTCTCGCCACCCTTAAATGGTATGTGGATTGCGGTGTCGATGAAACTGTGTCCGACACCCCGGTTAACTGGTTTGAAAATTCTGAAAAAAATGATCAAAACCAAGATGTTACCATCAAACCCGCCTCGCCCGTAAAAACATCGGCAAATGGCCCGCTTTCATCAAATCGTGAAATCATTGAAACGGCCGAAAAGCTAGCCGCTGACGCCATGACGCTTGACGAACTCAGGCAGGCGATTCTCGATTTTGATGGATGCAGCCTGAAAAATACGGCTTCAAATACTGTTTTTTGCGACGGAAACAGTCAAAGTAATATTATGCTTATCGGCGAAGCACCCGGTGCCGATGAAGACCGGATCGGAAAACCTTTTGTCGGGCAGGCCGGACAACTGCTTGACCGGATGTTTGCCGCCATCAACATGACCCGGGAGGATGATTTTTATATTACCAATATGCTGCCCTGGCGGCCGCCGGGCAACCGCAAGCCGACCGACGGGGAATGTGCCATGTGTCTTCCCTTCGTCCGGCGCCATATTGAACTTTTCAACCCTAAAATGATAATCCTCATCGGCGGCACGTCTGCCAGTGCCCTGCTTAATGTCCAGACCGGGATAACAAAACTGCGCGGCAAGTGGGTTGATTATAAAATCGGCGATCAAATGATCCCGATGATGCCGATATTCCACCCGGCTTATTTATTGCGTCAGCCGCAATTTAAAAAGCAGGCATGGCATGACCTGCTACAAATCAAGGAACGGTTAGAGAGTAAAGTGAGTAAATAG
- the moaB gene encoding molybdenum cofactor biosynthesis protein B encodes MPIDPDREFLPLNIAILTLSDSRSLENDISGQVLVDKLTEAGHSLADRAIIKDDKDALRAQLKKWIADDHIQVIISTGGTGLTGRDITPEIFHEFYDKEIEGFGEIFRQISFKIIGTSSLQSRATGGVANGTYMFAVPGSPGACKDAWNHIFAEQLDIRFRPCNFAEMMPRLKEK; translated from the coding sequence ATGCCAATCGATCCTGATCGGGAATTTTTACCGTTAAATATTGCCATCCTGACCCTGTCTGACAGCCGCAGCCTAGAAAATGATATTTCCGGACAGGTGCTGGTTGATAAGCTGACTGAAGCGGGCCATAGTCTGGCTGACCGCGCGATCATTAAGGACGATAAAGACGCCCTTCGCGCCCAGCTTAAAAAATGGATAGCGGATGATCATATTCAGGTGATCATTTCAACCGGCGGCACCGGCCTTACCGGCCGCGATATAACGCCGGAAATTTTCCATGAATTTTATGATAAGGAAATAGAGGGTTTTGGTGAAATATTCCGCCAGATATCCTTTAAGATTATCGGCACAAGCAGCCTTCAAAGCCGGGCCACCGGTGGTGTCGCGAACGGCACCTATATGTTTGCGGTTCCCGGTTCCCCCGGTGCCTGTAAGGATGCCTGGAACCATATATTTGCCGAACAGCTTGATATCCGCTTCCGGCCCTGCAATTTTGCGGAAATGATGCCCCGCCTCAAAGAAAAGTAA
- a CDS encoding lytic transglycosylase domain-containing protein — protein MFKIRLFFRILILLACLGVAPSYAQDSYTDRLNLSPLSAEDVENYRTIFYEQNRGRWKQADRAIKKISNPILMGHVWYQRYMHATAYTSSVDELKVWMKNFGDLPGAERIYDLAKRKNGGNTNGILQPMTGTAYSFPAEKPTPPSRAELAAAEAAKPEPSEPTEAQLRKRQERLDVAELNRVINRYLRQHNAARAEKRLWAFTERGLLTSQEIDNHLSRIANEYYLTNFDDKAFALAQLASRSREHISQADWIAGLAAWRLGDCAVAAEHFEHVANSAVAGDWTAAAGAFWAARAYLNCRQPEKVSPLLKKAASFKLTFYGILAARQLGVDVDLDWTAPEFTERDYRELRDLSSVHRAIALAQVGENTLADQELSNAWGQTRDSQHLALLGLAARLGLAATQLRIGRVEEQKRIAALDSTLYPIPYITPEGGYTLDKALLFGMIRQESGFNSWAKSGVGARGLMQLMMGAAGDMSQNSSLRRIKLDDPRYNMYLGQKYMKTMLEQFAENNLFKSLTAYNAGPGNMQKWVKQTNFQDDPLLFIESIPARETRIYIERVLSNMWIYRMRMGQKTPTLDYVAEGRWPIYTPQDKTKSAENNNNKKAEDYANRS, from the coding sequence ATGTTTAAAATCAGGTTGTTCTTCAGAATTCTCATCCTTTTGGCCTGCCTGGGCGTTGCGCCATCATACGCACAGGACAGTTACACGGACCGGCTAAATCTTTCGCCCTTAAGCGCTGAAGATGTCGAAAATTACCGCACCATATTTTATGAGCAAAACCGTGGTCGCTGGAAACAGGCGGACCGTGCCATCAAGAAAATCAGCAATCCGATCCTGATGGGCCATGTCTGGTATCAGCGCTATATGCACGCAACGGCCTATACGTCCAGTGTTGACGAACTTAAAGTCTGGATGAAAAATTTTGGTGACCTTCCCGGTGCCGAACGCATTTATGATCTTGCCAAACGAAAAAATGGCGGCAATACAAACGGTATTCTGCAACCCATGACCGGAACCGCTTATTCATTCCCGGCTGAAAAACCAACACCGCCATCACGCGCCGAATTGGCCGCTGCCGAAGCCGCCAAACCGGAACCGAGCGAACCAACAGAAGCCCAGCTTCGAAAACGTCAGGAACGCCTTGATGTGGCCGAGCTGAACCGTGTCATCAACCGTTATCTGCGCCAGCATAATGCCGCGCGCGCCGAAAAAAGATTATGGGCCTTTACCGAACGCGGCCTTTTGACCAGTCAGGAAATTGACAATCACCTCTCACGCATTGCCAATGAATATTACCTGACCAATTTTGATGATAAGGCCTTTGCCCTTGCCCAACTGGCCAGCCGTTCCCGCGAACATATTTCGCAGGCAGACTGGATCGCCGGTCTTGCCGCATGGCGCCTTGGTGACTGTGCAGTCGCCGCTGAACATTTTGAACATGTCGCCAATTCGGCCGTTGCCGGTGACTGGACCGCTGCTGCCGGTGCCTTTTGGGCCGCACGGGCCTATCTCAATTGCCGTCAGCCGGAAAAGGTAAGCCCGCTTCTTAAAAAAGCCGCCTCATTCAAATTAACTTTTTATGGTATATTAGCCGCCCGCCAACTTGGCGTTGATGTTGATCTTGACTGGACGGCTCCGGAATTCACCGAAAGGGATTATCGGGAACTGCGCGATCTTTCCAGCGTGCATCGCGCCATCGCCCTTGCCCAGGTTGGCGAAAACACCCTCGCCGATCAGGAACTTTCAAACGCTTGGGGCCAGACCCGGGACAGCCAACATCTGGCGCTTCTCGGCCTTGCCGCGCGCCTTGGCCTTGCAGCAACCCAGCTTCGGATCGGACGCGTTGAAGAACAGAAACGCATCGCCGCCCTGGACAGCACGCTTTATCCGATCCCCTATATTACTCCGGAAGGAGGCTATACCCTTGATAAAGCCCTTCTATTCGGCATGATCCGTCAGGAAAGCGGCTTTAACAGCTGGGCCAAAAGCGGCGTTGGTGCCCGCGGCCTGATGCAGTTGATGATGGGAGCAGCTGGTGATATGTCCCAAAACAGCAGCCTGCGCCGCATCAAGCTGGACGATCCGCGCTATAATATGTATCTGGGCCAGAAATATATGAAAACCATGCTGGAACAGTTTGCGGAAAATAATCTCTTTAAATCCCTGACCGCCTATAACGCCGGACCGGGCAATATGCAGAAATGGGTCAAGCAAACCAATTTCCAGGATGATCCGCTTCTCTTCATTGAAAGCATCCCTGCCCGCGAAACCCGCATTTATATTGAACGGGTCCTATCGAACATGTGGATTTACCGGATGAGAATGGGGCAGAAAACCCCGACCCTTGATTATGTTGCAGAAGGAAGGTGGCCGATTTATACGCCGCAGGATAAAACAAAATCAGCCGAAAATAACAATAATAAAAAGGCGGAAGACTATGCCAATCGATCCTGA